GCGCACGCTCGAGCTCGGCGAACACGGCGAGGGCGTGGCGGGCGTCGTCAGCGTGGGGGTTCGCGACCTCGAGCAATACGGTTCGGTCGCTCTGCACGATGAGCGGGCCGTCAGGATTCATAACGGGCCAGTCTAGGCCCGCGACCTGAGAACGCCGCGCCCTACTCGGGCACCTCGAGCGCCGCGATGCTCGAGATGGGAAGGGTGCGCTCCACGTCGGCCGCCAGGTCTCGCCCGCGCACTCTCCCCGCCGCGATGCCGGTCGGTTCGAGGTCAAAGTCGCGCTCCGTACCGTCGGGAAGGCGCACGGTCACGTGCACGGGGAGCTTGGCCCGCAGTGCGAGCTCCCACTGGCGGGCGACCCACGCGTCGCCGCCCGCGGCGTCCGCGCTCGACGTCGCGCCGTGCAGCCGACGTGCGGCCTCGAGCACCGGGTCGCCTGCTGACGCCGCCGTCGCCGGCACGCGGGTTCCCGGCGCGCGTCCGCGACCCCGCGACGCGCGCGCCGGAGCGATGGGATGCTCGCCGTCCTCGGGCGCGGCCGGATAGCGCGCATCGATAAGGGTGCCGAGCACCAGACTCGGGTCGAGGCGACTGACGAGACGGTGCGGCCCCGTGCGCGTGAGCCCGAGCGGGGTGAGCGTTGCGTCGACGCTGAGGGTGTCGATCAGCGCTGGGTCGCCGCTGCGGATGCTCGTGGTGGCGGCGAGATCCGTCGCCTCGTCCGCCCCGAGCATCCCGACGCGGATGGAACCGTAGCGGCGCGCGGTCTCGTCGATGAGATATGCCACCGGTTGCGGAACGCCGGTGAGAGAGATCTCCGCGAGAAAGCGGGTGAGCGTGTCGGCGGTCTCGCCGCGCGCGATCGCCCGCGTGACGCTGTCGGCGCTCAGTCGGTAGCGGCCGGCCAGTCCGGCTGCTTCGACATCGGCGATACCCCGCAGGCGGTCATCGAGCTCGGCCGCGAGCGGGCCGGGCGAGACGATCGTGAGGTCGTGCTGCAGGTACACCTGGCGCACCTCGGGGGGCAGCAGCGGGGCGAGCGCGCTCGTGGCTGCGTCGCTACCGGCGCTCAGAAGCGCCGCTCCGACGGTGCTGGCGCGGCCACCAACCGTGATGCCGAGCAGCGCAGCCTGTCGGTCGAGAGCGTCGAGGCGCTCGGTGAGGAGGGCATCCGCGGCGGGGTACAGCCAGGCGACGAGCTCTGCCGTGCGGTCACCCGCCCCCGCGACCGCGCGGCGGGCCAACTCGACGCGCAAGGGGTCGGGGAGGGCGTCGCTCCACGAGACGGCAAGGGTCGCCCACCGGTCGCCGAAAGGCTGGGCTCGCCACCGTTCGGCGGTCTCAGTCGCGATGAGTTCGTCGGACGTGTCGGCCACAAGGTGGGCGCTTCGGGCGAGCGTCAGGTGGTCAGCGAGCGCCTCGTCGCTGATGGCGGCCTCGGCGGCGACGCGACGCGCGTCGGGGAGGGAGACGCCACCGCGGGCGAGCAGGCGGGCCGGCTCGCGATCGAGGGAGCGCGTGATTTCGCCGATGCGCACGACACACTCGAACGCGTGCTCCGCGGCGACCCGGTTGAGTCGAGCGATGTCGTCGGCGTCGACGGGTCGCAGGGGGCTGGGCGCCGGATCGTCGCACAGTGCAAAAGCCGACAGCTCGGGTGTGCCCGCGGTGCCGCGCCCCGCGAGTGCGGAGCCGACCGCAGAGGGTACGAGAACCGTGTCGTCGTCGAGTACGACGACGAGCCGTTCGGCCGCGATGGTCAGCGCCGCGACGACGTCGGCACTCGGCACGCCCAATCGGGTGGCGAGAGTGTCGAGGGCAACGCCACGGCCGTCCGGATCGAGTTCGACCGCGGTCGCCAACGCTGCGAGGGATGCACGGGGAAGGTCAGCGACGGCGCTCGCGATCGAGGCGTCGTCGAGCAACGCCTCGGCCAAGTCGAACAGGTCGTCAAGCGTCGCAGGAGACACGCGCCGGCGGCGAATCAGGGCGGCCAGCTCCGCCTCGTCGTACTGCCGCAGCCGGGCGGCGAGGGCGAGGGATGCCGGACTAGCCGCCGGCATGCTTGGCGGCGCGCGACCGCCGCACCGCGCTCACGATGAGCAGGGCGACGATGAGGCCGAACCCGATCGGCAGACTGATGAGCGGCAGCATGGTCACCCATGCCCATACGCCCGAGGTGAATTCGCGGGGGTCGAGCCCGGCTGACACGGCCGACATGAGGGCGATGAAGCAGCCCAGGCTGATGACGATAACGACGGCCACGAGGTAGGCGAGCACGCGCTCGGCGCGGTTACCCATGACGATCGACTCTTCTGGCATACGCCCAAGGATAGGCCCGCGTGAGGAGGGCGGCCTAGCCCCCGCTCCAGGGGGCACGATGCGCCGGGTATCCTCTCAGGGACGCACCACACCACCGTCAGGAGTACGCGCATGCCCACCGGCAAGGTCAAGTTCTACGACCAAGACAAAGGCTTCGGCTTCATCGCCAGCGATGAGGGCGATGAGGTGTTTCTGCACGCCTCCGCGCTGCCCGCAGGGGCGACCGTGAAGGCGGGCACTCGTCTCGAGTTCGGCATCGCGGACGGCAAGAGGGGTGCGCAGGCGCTCTCGGTGCGCATCCTCGACGCAAAGCCGACGTTATCGGCGATGAATCGCAAGCCGGCCGACGAGATGGCGATCATCGTCGAAGACCTCATCAAGCTGCTCGACAACGTGGGCGGACGCCTCCGCGGCGGCCGATACCCCGACCGTGAACATGGCCGCAAGATCGCCGCCGTGCTGCGTAAGGTCGCGGACGACCTGGATGCCTGACGCGCCCGGTCCCGAAGCGCTCGAGGCCCTCAGCCGAGCGGCGCTCGCCGAGATCACGCCCGAGCGAACGGTGGGCCAACTGCGCGAGGCGACGGAAGCGGACGGTGCCGCGACACTGCTGTTCTCGACGACGATGGGCGGCTACCCCGGCTGGGTGTGGACGGTCAGCGTCAGCACGATCGACCCCGAAGCCCCGAGCGTGCTGGAGACGGAACTGATGCCCGGTGATGGAGCGCTCGTCGCGCCCGACTGGGTTCCCTGGGCCGATCGCATGGACGAGTTCCTCGCCCAGCAGGCCGCTGCGGAGGCGGACGCGGCTGACGACGACTCCGACGACGACGATGCCGACGAGCATGACCTGCATGACGATCACGACGCTGATGTGTTCGACGGCGTCGACATCGACGCGCACGCCGACGAGTTCGACGCCGACTCCCCGGGCTCTGTCGACGCTAGCGACGAGGACGACTGACGACGATCAGTCCGAGGGTGCCGAGCGCGATGCCGATTCCGGCCGTGACGAGCATCCCGAGGGTGTCGGCGGTGACGCCGGTGAGCGCCATGACGGCGACAGCCGCGATGGCGACGAGCCAGAGGGCGATGCCGACAAGATAGGCGAGCCGGTCGTTGGTCGCGAGCGGCTCCGGCTGGGGCCGGCGCTCGTCGTGTGGCACCCAGAGCCGCACGAGGCTATCCCGCCACTCGCTCGAGCACATAGTCGAGGCTGCGGATGAGCTGGCGGACGTCGTCGGGCTCGATGGCGACGAAGGTCGCGATGCGCAGCTGGTTGCGGCCGAGCTTGCGGTAGGGCTCGGTGTCGACGATGCCGTTGGCGCGAAGGGTGGCGGCGACGGTCGCCGCGTCAACGCTGTCGTCGAGGTCGATGGTGACCACCACGGGGGAGCGCTGCTCAGGGTTCGCCACGAACGGCGTCGCCAGCGGGTGCGACTCCGCCCAGTCGTACAGCAGCCCGCTCGACGTGGCCGTGCGCTCGCCGCACCAGGCGAGGCCGCCGGATTCGTTCATCCACCGTACCTGCTCGTCGAGCAGAACGAGCGTCGCGAGTGCGGGGGTGTTCAGGGTCTGGTCGAGCCGCGAGTTGTCGATCGCCGCGGTCAGCGACAGGAAGGGCGGGATGAATCGGTCGGATGCGTCGATCCGCTCGGCGCGTTCAACCGCGGCGGGGCTCATCAGCGCGATCCAGAGGCCACCATCGCCCGCGAAGTTCTTCTGCGGCGCGAAGTAGTACACGTCGGTCTCGGTGATGTCGATGTCGATGCCGCCGGCCGCGCTCGTGGCATCGACGACCGTGAGGGCGCCGTCATCACCGTGGATGCGCGTGACCGGGCTCGCAACACCGGTCGACGTTTCGTTGTGCGGGTACGCGTACACGTCGACGCCCGAGACGGGTTCGAGGGTTCCACGCGTGCCGGCATCGGTCTTGACGACGTGCGGTGCCTCCAGCCACGGCGCACGGGCCGAGGCGACGAACTTGCTGCCGAACTCGCCGAAGTCGAGGTGGCCGCTGCGGCGCTCGATGAGCCCGGCCGCCGCGATATCCCAGAAGGCGGTCGATCCGCCGTTGCCGAGCACAACCTCGTAACCGTCGGGAAGGCGAAACAGGTCACGAAGACCGGCGCGGACGCTGCCGACCAGTGCCTTCACCGGCTTCTGGCGGTGCGACGTACCGAGCAGATGAGCGGCGCCCGTGACCGCGGCGACCTGCTCGGGGCGCACCTTCGAGGGACCGCATCCGAATCGACCATCGGCGGGCAGGAGTTCTGCGGGGATCGTGATGTCGGCCATGCACGAATCCTACTGACCGCGCCCACCGGGAAGGTCTCGCCTGCCGCGAGCGTTTAGGCTGGTGATCGCGCTCCCTGGGGAGCCAGAACGCCGATAAGGAGTGGCAGATGACCGATCTCGTCGACACGACCGAGATGTATCTGCGCACCATCCTCGATCTGGAGGAAGAGGGCATCACTCCGCTGCGCGCGCGCATCTCTGAACGCATCGGACACTCGGGCCCCACCGTGTCACAGACCGTGGCGCGCATGGAGCGCGACGGACTGGTCAGCATTGAGGATGACCGTCAGCTCGCTCTCACGAGCGAAGGTCGGGCAAAGGCCACCGCGGTCATGCGCAAGCATCGGCTTGCCGAGCGGCTGCTCGCCGACGTCATCGGGCTGGACTGGTCACTCGTTCACGAGGAGGCCTGCCGGTGGGAGCACGTCATGAGCGAGCAGGTCGAGCGGCGAATCATCGCGCTGCTCGGGGACACCACCGAGTCTCCGTACGGTAATCCGATCCCGGGGCTGGAAGAGTTCGGGCTTCCCGAAGCCGAACCGTTTCTCGACGGCGTTATTGCCCTGCAGCACGCCCTTGCCGCCGGAACGCGGCACTGCACTGTTCGCCGCCTCGCCGAGCCCGTGCAGTTTGACCCCGACGTTCTGCATCAGCTTCACGAGGCGGGCGTCGTGCCAGGGGCGGAGGCGGTTATCCGCGCCGGAGACGGGGGGTACATCTCCGTCGAGATTGTGGGCCGGGCCGAGGCGATCGAGCTGCCGCCCGAGGTCGCGCAGCACATCTATGTCGCCGACTGAGCATTAACCACCATATGTGGGGGTCGCGCGTCGGCTTGTGACCTTTCCGTTACCTCGCGTACACTCGCCGAGTCGCCGCGTTACCCCACGTCGGCGGCTCCGACGCAGGACGCCCGCACCGCCCGTCTCCTGCCCGGACCGTGGAACACACGAAAACAGTGACGGGCCGCACGCATGGAGCGGCGAGGCGCAGGAGATTTCTCTTGATCCAAGGCACCCCCGGCGAGACCCCGCGCAGCACCCCGCGCGATGATGCCACCCCTCTTCGACGCCGCGACCTTCGCGCCGAGCGCACCGGCCTCGTTGTTCGCCCTCCCGTCGCTGCGCCGGCTGTCGCATCCAGCCCCTCAGCCGCTCGCCCCGCCCGCACCGCGGGAGTCAAGCGGACGGCCGTCAACATGGCGGTCATCACCGTCGCCACGGGGCTCATCGCCACTATGGCGCTGCCCGGAACCTCGCTCGTCGCCGACCCCGTCGCGAACGCCGAGAATTCGATCGCGAGCGGCAACGCTGAGGCGATCGCGCAGCTCATGGCTACCGAAGCGCAGAGTGTCGACGTCGCCTCCGACGTTGCCGTGGCCGCGGCTTTCCGTGACGACTTTGGCGCGACGACCGTCGAAGAGCTGGCCGCCGCGCGTGCCGCCGAAGAGCGCGCCGCGCAGATCGCGGCCGCCGCGGCGGCTCCTGCATACACCGGCCCCGGAGTCTCAGACTTCCTTGCGAATCCGCCCTACCCGGCCGTTGACCTGGATCAGGTGGTGCAGGTGGCGCTTCAATACCAGGGAACCCCGTACCTCTTCGGTGGCACTACCCCTGCAGGATTCGATTGCTCCGGATTCGTGCAGTTCGTGTACGCGCAGTTCGGCCTGGCTATTCCCCGCACGGTGGTCACTCAGGCTGCCTTCGGTACGCGCATTTCGCGCGAAGACGCTCGCCCGGGTGACGTCGTGATCATGCCCGGACACAACGGCTTCTACATGGGCAATGGCATGATCTTGGACTCGCCGCGAGCGGGCAGTGTTGTCAGTGTGCGCCCGATTTGGACCGACAACTACTACATCGTTCGCTTCGGCGCCTGACGCGCCGGACACTCGCGTGACGGGCGTCGTTCACCTTCGTGGGTTAGCCTGACCGCATCGACGCCATAAGGCGTCGGCCGAGGAGCGACCATGCGAGACCGACGCGACATCCAAACCGTGGATGCGCGCGCCGTTTTTCGCATAGTCGGCGGCGTTCGCGACATCGTGCCCTGTCACGCTGTCGCCGGAACAAGCACTGCTGTCTGACAGCAGTGCTTTTTTTGTGCCCACGCGGGGAGTGAACACCGAACTGCTCGACCGAAGCCGGTGTCGATATGGGACCGTCCGCAGGCCATGCGGGCCCGTCGACAGGAGAAGCCGTGCGCACACTCGTCCTCAACGCTGGATACGAGCCCCTCGCCGTCGTGTCGTTCCGCCGCGCCCTCGTGCTGGTGATGAACGGGAAGGCGAGCGTGCTTGCCGCCGATGGCGAGCATCCCGTCTTTGGGATTACCGATGCGTTCGACCGGCCCAGCGTGATCGTGCTGCGACGCTACGTCAAGATCCCGCACGCGCGGAAGGTGCCGCTCACCCGCCGCGGGGTGCTGCGGCGCGACGGCAACCGGTGCGCCTACTGCAGCGGCTTCGCCTCGACGATCGACCACGTGCATCCCCGCTCTCGGGGCGGTGCCGACTCGTGGGAGAACCTGGTCGCCTGCTGCCTGAAGTGCAACAACATCAAGGGCGACCGCACGCCGGCCGAGATGGGGTGGCAGTTGCGGGTGACGCCGAAGGCTCCGCACGGCACGGCGTGGCTCGTGCGCGGCATCGAGCGGCCCCAGCCACAGTGGGACGAGTACTTGGCGCCCGCGGTCGCGGCGTGAGGTTCTAGCCGGGCGCGACCCCGAGCATCCGGCGCAGTGCCTCGGCGCGGCGCCGAGCCGTGTCGCGTGAGATGGGCGCGCGCGGTTCGGCGACGTCGAAGCCGTGGTAGGCGCCCGGGATCGTGACGAGCTCGCACTCTGTGCCCGCTTCCTGCAGCGACGAGGCGTAGGCAACGTCCTCGTCGTGGAATAGGTCGGCGGTGCCGACGGCGATCCAGGTGGGCGGGAACCCGGCGAGGTCGGTGCGCCGTGCGGGCACAGCGTCGGTGGGCGGGTCTTCCGCCTGCTCGCCGAGGTACAGGCCCCACCCGAGGCGGTTGCTGGCGCCATTCCAGAGGCGGAGCCAGGGCGGGTCCGAGGCGCTTGGGTCGGCGGCCGTGCGGTCGTCCAGCATCGGGTGCAGCAGCGCTTGCCCCGCGAGGGTCAGCCTGCCGGCATCGACCGTGCGCGCGGTGACCGCGGCCGCGAGCCCGCCGCCCGCCGAATCACCCGTGAGTGCGATCCGCGCGCGGTCGACACGCGGATGCTCGGCAAGCCAGTTCAGCGCCGTCTCACAGTCGTCGAGGGGAGCCGGGTAGGGGTGCTCGGGGGGCAAGCGGTAGCCGACGCTCGCGACCACCGCCCCGAGCGAGTCAGCGAGCGTGCGGCACAGCGCGTCGGACCCTCGTGGTCCACCGATGATGAGACCGCCACCGTGAATCTGCACGACCGCGGGGAGCCCGCCGTGTGAGGGGGCGGTGGTCGGCCAGTGCACTCGCAGGTGGGCGCCGTCGGGAAGCGGCACGAGTTCGCCGCTGCGTGGAGGCTTCCCGGCACCCAGTCGGCCCAGCGCACGCAAGATTCGTCGGTTGCGCGCCGTCGCCGAGGTGCGCGGCATGAGGCGTGCCCGCGTGAGGTCGGGGTGGAACGAGGGGCCATCGGTGCCGCGAGCCATGCGGTCACTCTAGGCCGCACGGCCCGCGGACGGCACGTCGACCTACAGTGGCTTGCCGCCCGTCACCGGGAGGATCGCGCCCGAGACGTAGGTTGCATCGTCGGAGGCGAGGTACACGTACGCGGGAGCGAGCTCGGCGGGCTGGCCGGCGCGGCCGAGCGGTGTGTCGGCGCCGAACTCGGCGACCTTCTCCTCAGGCCAGTCGGTGGCGGGGATCAGCGGAGTCCAGATAGGGCCGGGAGCGACAGCGTTCACGCGAATTCCCGCGTCGCCGAGGTCTTGCGCGAGGGCTTTCGTGAAGGCGACCTGCGCGGCCTTGGTCATCGCGTAGTCGATGAGACCGGGCGAGGGGTTGAAGGCCTGGATCGAGGTCGTCGTGATGATCGACGACCCCTCGTGCAGGTGCGGGCGGGCCTCGGACGTCAGCCACAGCATGGAGTACAGGTTGGTGCGCATCACCCGGTCCCACTCGTAGGTGCTGATCGACTCGATGCCGTCACGGTCGTCCTGGTAGGAGGCGTTGAGTACGAGGATGTCGAGCCCGCCGAACGTGGTGACGGTGCGTTCGACAGCGTCACGGCAGAACCCTTCGTCACGCACGTCCCCGGCGATTGTCAGCGCGCGACGTCCGGCGTCGGTGATCAGCGCGGCGGTCGACGCGGCGTCAGCCTCTTCCTCGGGCAGGTGGATGATCGCGACATCGGCGCCCTCACGCGCGTACGCGATCGCGACGGCACGGCCGATTCCCGAGTCGCCACCCGAGATGAGTGCGCATCGACCCTCGAGTTTGCCGGTGCCCCGGTAGGTTGTCTCGCCGTGGTCGGGGGCAGGGCTCATCTGGTGGGTGAGGCCCGGCTGCGAGTCTTGGCTCTGCTTCGGGAATTCGTCGGGATGCTCGGAGCGGGGGTCGGTCGTGTCAGCCATAGTGGTGTCTCCTCTCGATCGGAAACGGCCACGATTCCAGCGCCCCGCGCATCCCGGCAAGGCATTCCCACGCGGCGCTCAGGCAGTCCATCGCGCCTAGACTGGTGGCGCCTGCCTCTGTAGCTCAATGGAAGAGCAGCTCCGTCCTAAGGAGAGGGTTGGGGGTTCGAGTCCCTCCAGGGGCACTGCTATTCCGGTCGGCTCTTCCGGTCGAGACGCAGCGAACTGACTTTCAAGCTCCCGAGAGCAGGACGAGCCCGAGGCGTTACGTGGGCCGATCCGGGGACTCGCGAGTCCCGTAACCGTGCCGAGTTTAGTTTTTCAGGCGGCTTCGTGGCACCGCTTGGCCTAACAGCACTTCGCTATTTCTCCGTCCTTTCATCAGGTCCGATACGAGCTCATCGATCGCCTCAGCGTGTGCGCCTGGAGTCTGTTCTGATGCGCGCACCCGAGCGGCCTTGGCCGCTGCGCGGAGTTGTTGCGGATCTTTGACAAGCGCCAAGAAAGCGGTGGCCAAGTCCAGCGCTGAGGTGCCCGGCGCGGCTACAGCGGCGTCTCCGAACTCGCGAGCAAGCACAGGGTCGCTCACGATGACTGGGCGGCCCGAGCCAAACGCTTCCAGCGCAATCATTGGCTGGTTGTCGAACCCGACTGACGTGATGATCACTGCGTCCGCGCTGGTAATGAGTTCTCGAACCCGCGCTGAGTCAACGCGGCCGTGGAAGGTTACCCCCGCTCTGGGCTCCGCCGACCCACCGGCGACGTGAAGCTGAACAACCTCCCGCCCGGCGGTTGCATTTGCAATCGAAATAGCTTCCACTGCCACTTCAAGTCGCTTTTCGGGCGCAAAGCGGGCCGCCCAGACCATCTGTAATGGTCGTGTGTTCGTCAACGAGAAGGTGGATGCTGGGACGGTGGTGTCGACCGGAGTCGTGTTTGATATCACACTTAGCCTCTGCACGCCCGCGGAGCGGAGAGTCTCCCCTTGGTGGTGAGAGGGTGAAACAACCCAGTCGGCCTGGCAAGCGGCGGCAAGTGTTGCTTGTCGCAGGGCGCTATCGAATGGACGTGCGGCGAGACGGCGCGGCGGCGCGAGAAGGCCGGTGGCGAATCGGTGGGCGAGCCGAAACATCGGGCTAAGCGGAGCAGCCCAGGCCGGGGCCCGCCAGAAGAAGGTATGCACGGTGTGAACTACGGGGATGCCTGCACGTTGGGCGACTCGCATTGCCGCGGCTGCTAGGCCGAACTCTGAATGGATCAAGACTGCATGCGGTGCAATTGCAGTGACTCGGTCGATGAGCCACGCCTTCAAGTGATTGTTCGCGACGTACAAAGGAAGTTGGACCGCAGGGAGTGCCCTGACAGTTGGGGGATCCATGAGCGCGACACCATCCTTACGCAGCTCTCGCGCGAACCGCGTGGCACCAGGAGCCAGCACGGTCACTTGATGTCCTGCTTGCGCGAGAGCGGAAGCCTGACGCATCACCGCGATTTGCGCCCCGCCGAGATAGGTTTAGGTCTATACACCCTTCCTTCGAACATCGGTCTTGAGTTCGAAATCAACCAAGACAACGCTTCTGTCGCTGCACCACAGAATGTGAGACCGTTTTGCTTTGATAATAGTTACAAACAGCGCCACTGGGCGGTAAACCAAAATTATTCTTGGATTGCTACCGATTGGTTTGGCAACGTGACTGCGACAGATACATGGATGGGTGGCTATGCTGACTACAACGACGCTACGGATCTTTGTCGTACCAGCTGGTGACGTCCCTCTGAGTGGTGGAGTTTCTCAACACCGTGCGGGATCAGCTTTTGGTGATTATGCCGCGTTCAGTTCCGGGATCGCCACCTCCTGTTCTGTTGCGTTGAGGAGTTTCATGGAGTGTTCGCTGAAGTAGCGGCGGTCGGCGCCGTCCCATTCGTCGTGTTGCTCGATCAACACGTGCCCGGCCAGGCGCAGTAGCGCGGCAGGGTTCGGGAAGGTGCCCACGACATCGGTGCGGCGTTTGATCTCTTTGTTGACCCGCTCCAGTGGGTTGGTGGACCAGATCTGTCGCCAGTGCGCGGTCGGGAACCCGGTGAAGGCGAGCAGGTCCTCGCGCGCGGTCTCGAGCATGTCGGCGATCTTGGGGTGGGAGCGGGTGAGCATGCGCGTGACTTCGTCGAACTGGGTGTTCACGTGCTCGGCGTCGGGTTGGGCGAAGATCGTGCGGATAATCGAGGCAACCATGGGGCCTGCAGTCTTGGGCACGTTCGCCAACACGTTGCGCATGAAGTGGACCCGGCATCGCTGCCAGGACGAGCCGTGGAACACGGTCTCGATCGCGGCAATCAAACCCGTGTGGGCGTCGGAGATGACCAGCTTCACCCCGGCAAGCCCACGAGCCTTCAACGAACGCAGGAACGTGGTCCAGAACGGTTGCGATTCGGTGTCTCCCACCTCGAAACCGAGCACTTCCCTGCGCCCGTCGGCGGCGATGCCGACCGCGACGACGACGGCTTGGGAGACCACCCGCCGGCCGACGCGGGCTTTGCAATAGGTCGCGTCGAGAAACACGTATGGGTAGGCCTGGTCGGCCAGTGGCCGGTCTCGGAACGCGGCGACGTCCTCGTCCAGGTTCGAACAGATCCGCGACACCTCGCTCTTGGAGATGCCGGTGTCAGCGCCGAGCGCTTTCACTAGATCGTCGACCTTGCGGGTCGAGACGCCGTGAACGTAGGCCTCCATCACGACCGCGAACAAGGCCTGATCGACTCGGCGGCGCCGCTCCAGCAGCGACGGGAAGAACGACCCCTGCCGCAGCTTCGGAACCCGCAACTCCAACTCGCCCGCAGTGGTCGCAAGGGTGCGCGGGCGGGTGCCGTTGCGTTGCGTGACACGATCCGGAGTGCGTTCGAACGGGGCGGCACCGATGAACGCAGCCGCTTCGGCATCGATCAGCTCCTGATAGAGCGTCTCGGTCGCAACCCGGATTCGGTCGGTGACATCGGTGAGTTTAAGTTCCCCGAGCAACTCGAGGAGGGCAGACTGGTCAAGAGCCATCGTGCGTATGTGTCCTTTCGTGAGATTCCTAGACAGTTCTCCCTGACCATCGCACGATGGCTCACCACGTCAACGACGCGACACTCGAGCCCGAGAATTACACCACCCCAGGGGACGTCACCCTACCAGCTCAATCGCCGTAGGTTTGCGATACCCGAAAGACTTGAGTTCCAGCGGCGGTGCGTTCCCGCTGACTACGCTCGATCTCATAATCATCGCGCCCCGAGGGCTTGCCTCCTCGAACCTCTTCTCGGGTAACGTGCAAGCAGTCTCGTCGCAATATTGCATAGAAACCGGGAACTGGATGGCGTACACCGACTGTATGGGGGTCACTCCGATCCAGAGTGTTTGGGGAGGGTCGCCCGCTGGAACATACAATCGCTCTACACTCTCGTCTTCGCGCGGGTGGTCGATCCCTTCCCGATGCTGGAACACGTACAGCGTGAACTCCAAGGCCGACACCGTAAGTTCAACGTCGTGTTTCGCGACGGATTGATCTCTTGATTAACTCGATAAAACGGGCCCGATCCCGTTCGATCCCGGTTTGGATCGTGGGGGCGGCGGCGGGAGTGTCTCTGTTCGTTTCTCCATTCTGGAGTTCGCTACTCAATGGCGAACTAATGTGGGTCTGTGAGGGGACGCCCCGCCTTGAAGTCGATACTTCCTGTTTTTCAGATCATCGTCTCTTGTTGGTCGGTGCTGTTTTCATGTTCTTGCTTCAATGTGGATGTATCGGGGGCGTTCTCGTCGTAGCGTTGAATGTGTCGCGCCGAGAAATGGGGCACCGCGCGCTCGCAGCGGGAGCAGCA
The sequence above is a segment of the Microcella alkaliphila genome. Coding sequences within it:
- a CDS encoding glycosyltransferase family 4 protein, with amino-acid sequence MRQASALAQAGHQVTVLAPGATRFARELRKDGVALMDPPTVRALPAVQLPLYVANNHLKAWLIDRVTAIAPHAVLIHSEFGLAAAAMRVAQRAGIPVVHTVHTFFWRAPAWAAPLSPMFRLAHRFATGLLAPPRRLAARPFDSALRQATLAAACQADWVVSPSHHQGETLRSAGVQRLSVISNTTPVDTTVPASTFSLTNTRPLQMVWAARFAPEKRLEVAVEAISIANATAGREVVQLHVAGGSAEPRAGVTFHGRVDSARVRELITSADAVIITSVGFDNQPMIALEAFGSGRPVIVSDPVLAREFGDAAVAAPGTSALDLATAFLALVKDPQQLRAAAKAARVRASEQTPGAHAEAIDELVSDLMKGRRNSEVLLGQAVPRSRLKN
- a CDS encoding IS256 family transposase; this encodes MALDQSALLELLGELKLTDVTDRIRVATETLYQELIDAEAAAFIGAAPFERTPDRVTQRNGTRPRTLATTAGELELRVPKLRQGSFFPSLLERRRRVDQALFAVVMEAYVHGVSTRKVDDLVKALGADTGISKSEVSRICSNLDEDVAAFRDRPLADQAYPYVFLDATYCKARVGRRVVSQAVVVAVGIAADGRREVLGFEVGDTESQPFWTTFLRSLKARGLAGVKLVISDAHTGLIAAIETVFHGSSWQRCRVHFMRNVLANVPKTAGPMVASIIRTIFAQPDAEHVNTQFDEVTRMLTRSHPKIADMLETAREDLLAFTGFPTAHWRQIWSTNPLERVNKEIKRRTDVVGTFPNPAALLRLAGHVLIEQHDEWDGADRRYFSEHSMKLLNATEQEVAIPELNAA
- a CDS encoding SDR family oxidoreductase → MADTTDPRSEHPDEFPKQSQDSQPGLTHQMSPAPDHGETTYRGTGKLEGRCALISGGDSGIGRAVAIAYAREGADVAIIHLPEEEADAASTAALITDAGRRALTIAGDVRDEGFCRDAVERTVTTFGGLDILVLNASYQDDRDGIESISTYEWDRVMRTNLYSMLWLTSEARPHLHEGSSIITTTSIQAFNPSPGLIDYAMTKAAQVAFTKALAQDLGDAGIRVNAVAPGPIWTPLIPATDWPEEKVAEFGADTPLGRAGQPAELAPAYVYLASDDATYVSGAILPVTGGKPL